The segment CCCGGAATCGGTGCCCAACCCGGAGCCGGTCCCGGAGCAAAACCCGGAGCCGGATTAACTGTTGGATCTGGAGCAGGTATGGGTACCGGCCTGGAGGAAGACCCGGAGCCGGATCGGCGGCCGCCGGAGCGGGCCTGGGAGGAAGACCCGGAGCAGGTACAGGTGCCGGAGCCGGAGGAAGACCCGGAGGCGGCCCGGAGGCGCCGGAGCCGGCGGGGCTGAGCCAGGCGGAGCTGCGGCGCTACCGGCAGCTGCGGGGGCGGctgggggccggcggcggcggggggctgccggtGAGCCGGGCCGAGGTGgcgctgctggaggaggagctgcgGCACCTGGAGTTCAAGTGCCGGCACCTGCTGCGGGCGCAGAAGATGCAGCGGCTGGCGCGAGCGCTGCCTGCGGGCCTGGCTCGAGGCCAGCGCCGGCGGCGACCCGGGGCTGGCCGACATCTCCGAGGTGCCCGAGCGGGACAGCACCAGCGCCTACAACACGGGCGAGAGCTGCCGCAGCtcgccgctgctgctgctgcgcgcccccgcggcggcggcggcggcggcggcaccgccggcgggcagcggcaAGGCGGCGCGGGCCAAGCGGCCCGTGCGGGACCGGCTGCTCAAGGCGAGGGCCATCAAGATCCTGGAGGAGCGCGGCGGCTCCACCACGGACGACGACGCCCGCAGCGAGCTCAAGATGGGCCGGTACTGGAGCCGGGAGCAGCGCAAGCAGCACCTGGCGCGGGCGCGGgagcagcgccgccgccgcgagctgctgctccagagccGCATggaggcggccggcggcgccggagccgccggtgccggtgccgagggcggggggcagcagcagcagcggcgcgGCCTGCGCAAGCGCAGCCGCCGCATCCTCGACAACTGGGTCACCATCCAGGAGATGCTGGCGCGCGGCACCCGGGCGGCCGACGGCGGCCGCGTCTACAACCCCCTGCTCTCCGTCACCACCGTCTagcgccgcccccccccccctcccacccccaaaaaatGGGGtgaccccccccctcctcccgccGCACCCCATCCTGCCCTTCAGTGTGTGACCACCCCCCCCCAAGCACAAGGGGCCTGagcgcccccccctccccccaaccccaccCATCATCGTGTCTGTGAATGTGGCTGTTTTGGGGTTTAGGCCATCGTCACCCCCCCCCCGAATtacccccttccccccccaccccacacttgtctttttttttggagggggggggagcagggggtctgagcccccccccctttttgtCTCCCCTGTGTCGCCCTGTCTGTACAgtccctgttttgtttttggggtgggtttttttggggggggggttgggggggggaaacaggGACATGCCTGGGTCCAGGCCTGAGCCTGCGTCGTGGGAATAAACGAAGCCTCGTTTTTACTCATTTCACCCCGATTCTGGATCCTGTTCTGTACTAGAGACAGAGTCTTTGGCTGGAAGGGGGGAGTGggattccccctcccccccccccgggatcAACCCAaaacctccccccacccccgacAAACCCCCCCAAAACCTTCCCCCAGATGCCCCCTCCCCTTAGAAAACCCCAACGCAGCATCACGCGATGGGCCTAAAGCCCCAGGTTCCCCCCGAAAAAGCAGGCCGGTGGGCAGCAGGGTGGGGGCGAGGCCAAAGACCTTTATTCCTCCCAATTTGGGGGGGCCCCCCTCAAAGgcagctcccctcccccacaaaaagccctgggggggggggtcatcCACAAGGCTGTGGGGATtcccctgggggggggggggcggtctCCCCACTCAGGGGCACCCAAGACTTGGTGTGGGGGGGTTTTTTCCCAGGCTGTCAGGAGGGACCCCGGGGTGGTGTTTTTGGGGGGGGGCCCCaattgtggttttattttttttgggggggggttcaGGCGGCGTGCAGGGCCCGCCAGCGGTCGAGGGGGCCGCGGCTGGGGACGTACTTCACCCCGCAGCCGTCGGGGATGAGGCGCCGCTGGGCCACCATGTCCTCGAAGGCGTCCGCGTTGAACTTGGTGAACCCCCACTTCTTGGAGATGTggatctggggggggggggaagggggggatCAGGGATACCCCAAAAACCTCCCCTGCACACCCCCAAACCTCCCCTGCGCACCCCAAAGCCCCATATTGTCCTAGCGATGCCCAAATCCCCTTTCTACCCCCCCACAAAAGCTCCCTTGACACCTCCTGCAGCTCCAAggtggggtttttgttgttggggggggggctcaaAGCCCCTCCCCAAACTGCACCTGCACCCCCAAACtccacagcccccccccccattactGCTCTTAGCCATCTCCCAGTTCGTGCCCTCACAGCTGTGGGGTGCTTCACTGCAGGCTTCAAGgaaccccccccaaaaaagctatttttttggCAGCCCCCTACCCCACAAGCACCCCCAAACCCTATAGGGTCCCCCCCATGCCTCTGGACACCCCAGAACAGCTCTGAACTCTCCCCACACACCTGGGGCCCTCAAAGCCAAAAGTTGACTTGTTGTAGGTCCAGAGGAACagagagcccccccccccccacaggggTGATCAACCCCCTCGGGCCCCCCAAAAcctgcccccccctcccccactaCCTTCTGGCGCCCCGGGAACTTGAACTTGGCGCGCCGCAGGGCCTCCACCACGTGCTCCTTGTTCTGGGCCTTGGTGCGGATGGACATGATGACCTGGCCGATGTGGACGCGGGCCACGGTGCCCTGGGGCTTCCCGAAGGCTCCCCGCATCCCCGtctgcagcctggggaaggcGCCGTGTTGGGGTGGGGGTCAGTacctccccccaaaacacccccccccccaaacccagccccacagctgcccctgtgcccccagccccttggggcgccccgcggcgggcggacGGGGCGCCCTACACAGCCGGGGGGGAGGTTGCTGTGCGCAGCCAGGGCACGCCGGGGCCCCACGGCCAGGGGGGACCACGGCCGGCTTAATTGGCTGCAGGAAGGGGGGATGGTGCCTGCCCCAcgcccccaccccccaaaaaaaaaaaaaaaaaaaacccgccCGGCCCAGACCTGTCAGCACCGGCGCACGAGAGCATCTTGTTGATGCGGATGACGTGGAAGGGGTGGAGGCGCACGCGGATGTGGAAGCCGTCCTTGCCGCAGCTCTTCACCATGTACTTGTTGGCGCAGATGCGGGCGGCTTCCAGCGCTGCCGAGGGCAGAAACGGCcgggaaagggggggggggggtcacagcTGGCGGACCCTCCCCCAACGAAAAACAAACAAgacgacccccccccccctccaaacgCTTCAGGGCGCCCCCAACGCACCCTCGGAGCTGAGCTGCTCGTACTCGTCCGACACCATGTGTCCGCACAGCGGGAACTCGTCCACCTTCGCCTTCTTCCGGCCCAAGTCGAAAATGCGGATTTTGGGATCTgagaagggggaggggggggaacacgggggggggggggtgtcagaGGCGCCGCCCCCAACCTGTAGCCCCGCCCTCCCCCTATTTGGGTGCTGGGGCCAGTTATCCCCTGCTATTAGGACCCAAGCAAAGCCCCACAACTtggcaagggggggggggcctgaGGAGCCCCCCAACTTACCAGGGACCCCCCGGCAGAAGCGGGACTTGGGGTACGGCTTGTTCTTGCAGTATCTGTAGCTGCAAATGAAGAGAGAGCAGTGAGGGGGAGCCCCAATAGTCCAGTTCCCCCCCCAAAACTCCCCAATACCCCCAGGATAGCTCTGAACCACCCCCAGCGACCCCCCCCAAACGCCCCAGAGCCCCCCAGACACCTCCGGGCAGCCCCAAATACCCCCTGGACACCCCACAGACACCTCGCGGCCGCCCCTAGACCCCCCTGAGCCCCCCCAGACCCCTAGACACACCTCGGGCAGCCCCCAAAGCCGCCCCCGACCCCCCTCCCGCTGCCCCAAGTCTCCgacctcccccccccgcctgTCCCCCAAACCCTCTAGCACTGCGCCCCCCCTCCGATGACGTCGATACGTGACGTCACGGCGCCTCCCtcgcccccccccgccccccgcgctgaCGTCACGCGGCTCACCAtcgcgccgggcggcggcccATGGCGGCTCCGGGCCGGGGGCACCTGGAAGAGACAAGAACGGGGGGGGTTTGAAGGGCGTCGTCATGGCAACGGGGGGGCGTCACCAAGGTAaagccccccggcccggccgccctcgccccggcccgcgcggccCGCGCGCACCTCGCCGAGCGCGAAAGAGAAGGCGGCGGCGCCTGCGCGTCCCTTATAtaccccgccccgcccctcggcTTCCGGCCACGCCCCGCCGCTTCCGGCGGCGCTCTGTCCGGCCGCCTGGAGGACTCGCCGTcaccgcccggccccgccgcgctcagCGGCCGCTGTCGCTGCCGGAGAAGCGGCCCCGCTGCCACGAGCCGCGGCGAATCGGGAggagcgcggcggagcgcggTGGGGGTGCTCGCGCCGCCGCTTCCGGGTGATAGAGACGGCGCTTGTCCTTCTAGGCGACGCTTCCGGCATAGAGAGGGGCCTGAGCCAATGAGGGTGGACTAAAGAGGCGCGCAGGCGCAGTCTCCCGCCGCTCTAGCCCGGAATTGAGAGCATAGAGTCCTGCGCATGCGCCTCTGGGAGCCGCGCCGCCATTTTGTGCCCTGCTCACGCCGAGGCCGCAGGCGCCGGCGGTCAAGGGCGGGCCGGGGTCTCCGCGCATGCGCACAGCCTGCCCGCaagccccgccccgccggggggACGCTCTATCCACGCCCGCCACACCATAGAGTGTCAGTCCTCCCCACCCTAATCGAGTGGCTATCTGGGAGCTGATTGGACGGGACGAGGctgtcggggggggggggggggtatgaCGTAAGCACGTCATTTGCATGCCTGCAGCTCATTTGCATAAAGGGCACCGGCAGGTTGCACGGCCTCATTTGCATACATTTGCATGCACCGGGCTCCTCTATCGGGGAGGCCAATGCCCGGGAACGTATGTGCCACGCCCTGCGgatggaccccccccccccgatgtATGGGGTCGCCCCCTATATCTTGGCCCCCCTCAGTGTCTTGGACCCCTATAGGGACCCCCGTATGTTTGCCCCTCGCAGGCTCTGCTCCAACACATAGGAGAGACCCTATAGATACAGGGGCTGTCCAATGTATAGACCCCCCCCTTGAgctgtgaccccccccccaagaccCCCATATCTCTGACCCCATCCAGgcccccccccaacaccctccCCCTATATAGGGCCAGCCATAGGGGCGCAGCCTCCACCCTGAAGACCTGAGATGCTTCTATGTAGGGGCCTCCCCCCTAtatgctccccctcccccaaaacgCGAGGCCAGGTGAAGCAGAACAAGTCTTTATTGGGGGAGTCCCCGGACCCCCCCCCACGCGGcacggggagggggcaggggaggggcgTCAgcgctgggtgctggggctgacccccccccccaaaaaactcatgttaaaaaattaaaataaaataaaaaaaaatcgggggggggggaagatacATGATGGAAGCGGcagaaatggggggggggggaggccccTCCCtggccctcccccccccaggctGATGAGGGGGTGGCGTgatggggtgggggtggggggataGTGGTTGGAGAGGTGGCAGCGGTGGGtgcgaggggcccaggcgtccgggaggggcgacgccgaggggcccaggcgtccgggccgcgAGGAGGCGGCGCCGGACGCCGcggaaggaggaggaggaggaggagggaggaaaaagaaaaaaaaaaaaataataaaaataataataaaacaaaaaataaaaccaaagcatCCGCGGACCCAGGCGGCCGGGcggacccaggcgtccgggcggcgCGCTCCTTcaggcgggggcggggcgggggcccaggcgtccgggccgggGGCTCAGGGCACGGAGACGTGGAAGGGGCTGTTGGGCACGTGCTGGTCGCCCCACTTGACGACGAGGACGTAGTCGCCCCGGTCGCGCAGCAGGTAGCCCACGTTGTAGAGCTGGTTGCCCAGGTGCTTCACCACGATCTCCTCGCAGGGCGCCCGCGGGCCCTGCACCCCCACCAGCAGCATGTTGTTCCctgtggcggcggcggcgggggaaaAAACGCCAAATTTAGGGCttttctcccccaaaaaacCCCAGCGGGTTCAACTCCCCGCCCGCCCAAGCGCTGCCCCCCACCCTCTCCCCTAGGCCGGTATCGGGATCCCACGGAGGGAAGAGGCGCCCCATCCACCCCCCCGAGGGgatgggcccaggcgtccgggcgccccccACCCgccgaggggcccaggcgtccgggcgccccccccccccccgccaccgaggggcccaggcgtccgggccctACCGGCCTTGCTGCAGTCGACGGTGAAGGAGTTCTTCTGGCCCACGAAGGCCTTGTTGAGCCCCAGCCCCTTGGCCACCACCTTGGAGGCGTCGGAGGAGAATTTGGGGGCGCCCGGGGGGGCCCCCCCGgcctcggcccggccccccgcgtCCACCAGCACCGACGACGTCTCGCGcaggctgtggctgctcaccaGGCGGGGGCCTGCGgcgatggggggggggggacacgacaGGGCGTTCGCTGGGGGTCGCCCCCCAAACCATCCCcaatgccccccccccaggcctccCTAGAGCCCGGGCGCCCCCGAATCCCTCCAGCCCCCAAGTCTCCCCGAAAGACGCTTCTCCCCCAGCCCTTCTGCCCCCCAAATCCTTTCCACATCacctccccctgccccaaatCCTTTCTCCGGCCCTCCTGACCccaaattcccccccccccaaaaccttcccacctccttcctgcccccaaATCCATCCTAAAACCTTTCCACGTTCCTCCTGCCCCCAAATGTCCCCCCCAAAATCCTCTCCACCTCCTTCCTGCCtcaaaatccccccccccaaattccTTCCTTCAACCCTCCTGCCCCAAATCCCCCCCAAAATCCTCCCCACCTCCTTCCTGCCTCAAAATCCCCCCCCAAATTCCTTCCTTCAACCCTCCTGGCCCCAAATCCCCCCCAAAATCCTCCCCACCTCCTTCCTGCCTCAAAatcccccccaacccccccaaaacccttcccccctccctcctgcccccaacCTCCCCAAAATCCTTCCCACCTCCTTCCTGCCCAAAACTGTCCCCCTAAAACCCTCCCTGCATCCCTCTTGTCCCCAAACCCCCCCCAAAaacccttccccctcccccctgcccccaaatccccccTACTTCCTTCCTGCCCCAAACTGTCCCCCCAAAACCCTCCCTGcatccctcctgccccccatgtccccctcCCAAAacccttctcccctccctcctgcccccaaaTTCCCCTAAaccccttcccacctccctcctgccccctaAATCCCCCCTAAAActcttcccccctgcccccaaatCCCCCTTAAAggccctccctcctccctcctgcccccaaaTGCCCCCTAAaccccttcccacctccttccAGCCCCAAACTGTCCCCCCCAAACCCTCCTGCATCCCTCCTGCCAAATCCCCCCTAAaaccccttcccccctccctcctgccccaaaTCCCCCCTAAaccccttcccacctccttccAGCCCCAAACTGTCCCCCCCAAACCCTCCTGCATCCCTCCTGCCAAATCCCCCCTAAaaccccttcccccctccctcctgcccccaaatcccccctaaaccccttcccacctccttccAGCCCCAAACTGTCCCCCCCAAACCCTCCTGCATCCCTCCTGCCAAATCCCCCCTAAAaccccttccccctcccttctgcccccaaatccccctaaaccccttcccacctccttccAGCCCCAAACTGTCCCCCCAAACCCTCCTGCATCCCTCCTGCCAAATCCCCCCTAaaaccccctcccccctccctcctgccccaaaTCCCCCCTAAaccccttcccacctccttccAGCCCCAAACTGTCCCCCCCAAACCCTCCTGCATCCCTCCTGCCAAATCCCCCCTAaaaccccctcccccctccctcctgccccccaaatccccctaaaccccttcccacctccttccAGCCCCAAACTGTCCCCCCCAAACCCTCCTGCATCCCTCCTGCCAAATCCCCCTTaaaccccctcccccctccctcctgcccccaaatcccccctaaaccccttcccacctccttccAGCCCCAAACTGTCCCCCCCAAACCCTCCTGCATCCCTCCTGCCAAATCCCCCCTAAaaccccttcccccctccctcctgcccccaaatcccccctaaaccccttcccacctccttccAGCCCCAAACTGTCCCCCCCAAACCCTCCTGCATCCCTCCTGCCAAATCCCCCCTAAaaccccttcccccctccctcctgccccccaaatCCCCCTTAAACGCCCTCccacctccctcctgcccccaaatcccccctaaaaccccttcccccctccctcctgcccccaaaTCCCCCTTAAACGCCCTCccacctccctcctgccccccaaatcccccctaaaaccccttcccccctccctcctgcccccaaaTCCCCCTTAAACGCCCTCccacctccctcctgccccccaaatcccccttaaaccccttcccccctccctcctgccccccaaatcccccctaaaggccctcccgcccgccccccgcacCGGTGATCTTGGCCTTGAAGGGGCTGCCGGCGATGTGGTGGGGCCCCCCGAACTTGACGGCGATGAGGTAGCTGCCGGGGGCGAGCGGCGTGTAGGTGACGCGGTAGCCCTCGGCGCACTCCCGGCACTCCATCTTCACCTTGGAGGGGCCGTCGATGGTGACGGCCAGCGCGCCGGGGCCCGCCTTGGCCGTGTTCACCACGAACTCCGCCGGCGAGCCTGCCGGGCCACAAGGcagggcgccgtggggcgcgcgccccgcgcctcgccccccccctccccgccgcacCCCCTAAGGGACGCCCCCTCTCTCCTAAGAAGGGCCTATAGGATGCTGTAGGGCGCCCTGGTCCCCGTAGGGTCCTCCCAGGACTACTCGCAGGGGCCTATGGGTGCTGTAGGGCAACCCCAGGCCCACGGGGCCCCCTATGACCCTGCAAGGGCTCCGTAAGACCCCATAGGGACCCCCAACTCCATAGGGACCTGTAAGGCAACAGGGGAGCCTTGAGACCCCATTAGGAGCCTATAGGAGACTGTACCCCCCCCGACACCATAGGGTGCCCCATACCCCCATATGAGTCCTGTAAGACCCCACAAGACCCTTTCCCCCGATTCCATAAGGGCCCTGTAGTACCACAGAGGAGCCCTTAAGTCCCCATAGGGGCCTATAGGACACTGTAGGGTTCCCCCTTGACCTTAGAGACCTACAGGACACTGTAGGGTTCCCCCTTGACCCCACAGAGGCCTATAGGAGACTGCAGGACCCCACAGGGACCTGCAAGACCCCATGGGATGCCCCATACGAGCCCTGTAGAACCCCACAAGACCCTTCCCCTTAACCCCATAAGGGCCCGGTAAGGCCACAGAGGACTCCCCCAGGCCCCATAGGATGCCCTGGCCCCATAGGGACCTATAGAACACTGCAGGGCCCCCCGCAGGGGACCTGTAGGACCCCCCCCGCATCACCCCGGCCTCAAGGCTGGGGGCCGGAGGCGGAGTCGAGGCTGGGGCCCCCTCCTCTGCGCGCAGGCGTGCGCGCGCGTGCCCCACGGGCCCCGTACAGCACGGGCCCTATAGGGCCGGGCGGACGTACCGGTGGTGCCGCCCTCGAGGCCGGGGCCGTAGGCGGAGACGAGGCCGGGGTCGCCGGCCTGGCCCGGCTCGCCCACCCGCACCTTGAAGGGGCTGCCGGGGATGTGGGAGCCGTCGAACTTGACGTCGATGGAGTAGACGCCGTTCTCCCGCGGGATGAACCGCACCGCAAACttgtctgggggggggggatgtgtgggggggggggacacgggggtcAGCGGGGGCCCCCTAAAACCCACCGtgaccccccccctccctcccctccaaaaaataACCCCACCCTGAAACTCCCCCAAATCCCAGAGTGGGTCCCACGGGGTGGCTGTGGCCCCCCGGGGTGCCCCCAAGCTCctggacaccccccccccaagaaaagACTTAGGTCAATGGGGCACCCCAAATCATCAGGGTCACCCCGACAGAGTGGGGGGGGACACCCCAAAGTGGGACCAGTGCGGTCAGCCAGGCCCCCCTAGACTTGGGGAcgtgataaaaaaaaaaaaaaaaacctcattgGGGCCACAtccccccccaaatccccccacccccggggggggggctctgAAACTGAGCCGACAGGGTCAGCGGGGCCCCCCGAAAGCAGAGTGACCCCCAGatcccccccctcctcctccaaaactCAGtgccccccccacctcccacttCCCCCCCAGCAGGAACGAGCTCACCGCGCTGCCAGGAGagagcccggacgcctgggtcctcgGGGAGGGCagcccccggacgcctgggcccccgaGGTgtggggcggggaggaggggggagggtcCAACGTTACCGTCCCCCTACAGCGGGGCGttgtggggcggggggggggggggggggagtgccggcagcccggacgcctgggtcctccccgggaggggcggcgcggcgtGTGCGGCCGGACCCGGCTCAGCCTGGACGCTGCTCCGGCAGCGCCGGCtgcccccggacgcctgggccccccccccgccccgcccccccaccTCGCCCCTGAGGGAGGGCCGCGggcccggatgcctgggcccgCTCACCTTCGGTGACCTCGGTGATGTGACACTCCTCGAGGGCCCCCGAGGGGCTGTGCACTTTGGCGTCCAGCACCCCCTTGGCGCCGTTGAGGCTGACGGCGAAGGAGGCCGGCTGGTGCACCTTCAGCCCGGACTCCTGGGGGGCAGAGACCGttaacggggggggggggggggagccccccaaccgggggaggggggacccCCATCCTGACACCCCCTCCACGTCCCAAAACCCCCACGCCGGGGGTGTTGGTACCCCCAAAACCCTACCCGGAACGATCCCGGGAGGGTTAATACCTGGAAACAACCGTCTCCAAGAGCCTTTGGGGGGGTTTGCACCCCAAAATCGTGCACCAAGTAACCCCGGGGGGGGTTAGCATCCCCCCCAAAACCTCACCCCCAAACAAGCCCGAGGAGATTAGCGCCCCCAAAATGTTCCTGGGGGGAACACACCTGGGGGATGTCTGCACCCCCAAATAACCCTTCGGGCACCTGCACCCCGAAgcccccccctcaaaaaaccctggggggggggggtcactgGAACCCCCAAAACCCCACCTCAAACAACCCTGGGGGGTCATTAGAACCCCCAAAGCCCCACCCCAAACGACTCTGGGGGGTCACTGGAACCCCCAAACAACCCCGGGGGCACCTGCACCCCAAAGCCCCCACCCCAAATGACCCTGGGGGGTCATTAGAACCCCCAAAGCCCCACCCCAAACAACCCCGGGGGCACCTGCACCCCAAAGCCCCCATCTCAAACGACCCTGGGGGGTCACTGGAACCCCCAAAGCCCCACCCCAAACAACCCCTGTGTGACCAACACCCCAAATAACCCTGGGGGGAACCCTGCACCCCCAAACAACCCCGTGGGGGGGGGATCTGCACCCCGAGATCCCCCCTCCGGGGAAGGGGGAAATCCGTACCCCAAAGCAACCCTTGGAGGGGGGGGAACCTGGACCCCCGAAATCACGCTGGAGGGGGGGAGTCCCACCCCAAAACCTTTGCCTTGGGGGAAGGGTTTTAACCAACCCCCCCCTGATTTCAGGGGCTCCCCCAGAGGCAGGGAAGGATTTGGGGGGCTGTGAAAATCCCCCACCCGGATTTGGGGGGTATCATGTGCTCCCCCCCTCCCAGGAGCTGGGGAGGGATTTTGGGGAGAGGGGGGTGTCAGaggaaccccccccccagcccccaccCAGGGCCCCACTTACCTTTTGGGGGCCGGAGAGCTTAACGGGAGAGAACGGGGGGCCCCGGGCATCCCCGGGgtttgggggtgctgggggggagTTTGGGGGGCCGCTCTCTCCCGTTAAGGCCCGTCCGAGCCCCGTGGTGGCCCCCCaaaattggggggggggctgttaATAGCCTTTAAAAGAGACACGAGAGAAGACCCCCGGGGCCCCCCGGGACGGCTAGGGGGACACACGGGCTGCCTGGGCCAGCGCAGGGACCCCAAAACCCCTCTAGACCTTTGcagaccccccccaaaaaaacgGCTCTCTAGAGACCTACGGCTACCCCCACCCCACACCTGGGCAGCCCCCTAAAGACCCCTGGAGCCACACGGTGCCCCCAGGAGCCCCCCCAAAACTCAGGCGGGTGCCCCCGGACGGCCTCAAAGAGCCCTAAAGGCTCCTTAGGGCCGTAAGGAGCCCTGCTAGGCACCCCAAAACCCCCTGACGCCCcccagagaccccccccccaagcctcACTAAAGACCCCCGAGGCACCCCCAAAACCTCACTAAAGCCACTGAGGGCTATGCAGCCCCTCCAGACCCCCCCAAACCCCGCTAAAGCCCCCTTAGAGTCCTGCAGCCCCTCGAGAGCGCTCCAAACTCTCACTAAACCCCCTGTGGCCCCCACAGGCACCCTCAAAACCTCCCTGGAGACCCCCTTGAGCCCTGCGGCCTCCCAAAACCCCCCTGAAGCCCCCCTGAAGTCCTGCAGCCCCTCTAGAGACCTCCAAACTCTCACTAAATCCCTCTTCATCCCCTCTAGACacctccaaaacctctctggagACCCCCTTGAGCCCTGAAGCCCCTCTAGGTACCCTCAAAACCTCACTGAAGCCCTCTTAGAGCTACGATGCTCCCTAGATACCCCCAAAACCTCACTAAAGGCCCCCGAGGGCTAGGCAGTCCCCCTAGATACCCCCCAAAACCTCACTAAAGGCCCCCGAGGGCTAGGCAGTCCCCCTAGATACCCCCCAAAACCTCACTAAAGACCCCCAAGGGCTAGGCAGTCCCCCTAGATACCCCCCAAAACCTCACTAAAGACCCCCAAGGGCTAGGCAGTCTCCCTAGATACCCCCCAAAACCTCACTAAAGACCCCCAAGGGCTAGGCAGTCCCCCTAGATACCCCCCAAAACCTCACTAAAGACCCCCAAGGGCTAGGCAGTCCCCCTAGATACCCCCCAAAACCTCACTAAAGGCCCCCGAGGGCTAGGCAGTCCCCCTAGATACCCCCCAAAACCTCACTAAAGGCCCCCGAGGGCTAGGCAGTCCCCCTAGATACCCCCCAAAACCTCACTAAAGACCCCCAAGGGCTAGGCAGTCCCCCTAGATACCCCCCAAAACCTCACTAAAGGCCCCCAAGGGCTAGGCAGTCCCCCTAGATACCCCCCAAAACCTCACTAAAGACCCCCAAGGGCTAGGCAGTCCCCCTAGATACCCCCCAAAACCTCACTAAAGGCCCCTTTGAGCCCCAGAGCCCCTCTAGAGACCTCCAAACTCTCACCAAAACCCTCTCTAGATACCCTCAAGAGCCTCAAGCTCTCAAAAATCCTACCAGAGACCCCTAGAAGCTCCCCGGAGCCCCAGCCCTGCGCGTGCCCGGCCCGTGGCCCAgccggaggggggggggaacgagGCGGGGGGGTTTCTCCCG is part of the Rhea pennata isolate bPtePen1 chromosome 35 unlocalized genomic scaffold, bPtePen1.pri SUPER_35_unloc_4, whole genome shotgun sequence genome and harbors:
- the LOC134154141 gene encoding LOW QUALITY PROTEIN: PDZ domain-containing protein 4-like (The sequence of the model RefSeq protein was modified relative to this genomic sequence to represent the inferred CDS: deleted 1 base in 1 codon); its protein translation is APPPRPPTARGPRSRSRSWSRSPPGRHRQTRSWSRERSQSGNRARRKRRKRSRSWSRYGYRPGGRPGAGSAAAGAGLGGRPGAGTGAGAGGRPGGGPEAPEPAGLSQAELRRYRQLRGRLGAGGGGGLPVSRAEVALLEEELRHLEFKCRHLLRAQKMQRLRERCLRAWLEASAGGDPGLADISEVPERDSTSAYNTAPAGSGKAARAKRPVRDRLLKARAIKILEERGGSTTDDDARSELKMGRYWSREQRKQHLARAREQRRRRELLLQSRMEAAGGAGAAGAGAEGGGQQQQRRGLRKRSRRILDNWVTIQEMLARGTRAADGGRVYNPLLSVTTV
- the LOC134154135 gene encoding large ribosomal subunit protein uL16, producing MGRRPARCYRYCKNKPYPKSRFCRGVPDPKIRIFDLGRKKAKVDEFPLCGHMVSDEYEQLSSEALEAARICANKYMVKSCGKDGFHIRVRLHPFHVIRINKMLSCAGADRLQTGMRGAFGKPQGTVARVHIGQVIMSIRTKAQNKEHVVEALRRAKFKFPGRQKIHISKKWGFTKFNADAFEDMVAQRRLIPDGCGVKYVPSRGPLDRWRALHAA